The proteins below come from a single Eucalyptus grandis isolate ANBG69807.140 chromosome 3, ASM1654582v1, whole genome shotgun sequence genomic window:
- the LOC120292064 gene encoding uncharacterized protein LOC120292064: MAKRRSPIRTRAKARMENEDVSICVANMENQLAQLTTLMVEISRKISEPPTPTIAGTSTPVLSGPAPPLVGEPHVVDPAEKGASEEAPSITPVIVDLDPSPKEGSAIRFDEENARRLAKMEERLCVLQGYEMKGVDKLTPYAKVKVPENFKEPEFTRKYDGTGCPITHLKYYLRRMACYSDNVPLLIHTFQDSLDGPALSWFIALDIEELTGWDDLTDEFLQQYKFNSEIVPTREELVRMKKRRNESFKAYAQRWRMMASQGLVYSGCQTFSQLVEIGEGVEWAIVDGRISTRNSKKFSTKKDKESAVEVAFIQEPSAPKSVSTPSQKPKAMQGNMSRGFDESKKFPRRELRLYPDLY, translated from the exons ATGGCTAAGAGGAGATCTCCAATTCGTACTCGCGCAAAAGCTAGGATGGAGAACGAGGATGTCAGTATATGCGTGGCCAACATGGAGAACCAGCTGGCTCAACTCACTACTTTGATGGTTGAGATAAGTCGAAAAATCAGTGAACCTCCGACCCCGACCATAGCCGGAACCTCTACTCCCGTTTTGTCGGGACCCGCTCCACCCTTAGTTGGAGAACCACATGTCGTCGATCCTGCTGAAAAAGGTGCTTCTGAGGAAGCCCCTTCTATTACGCCTGTAATCGTCGATCTGGATCCCTCTCCAAAGGAGGGATCCGCCATCCGCTTTGACGAAGAAAATGCAAGACGCTTGGCTAAGATGGAGGAGCGACTTTGTGTCCTCCAAGGATATGAGATGAAGGGAGTGGACAAGCTAACCCCGTATGCTAAGGTGAAAGTACCCGAGAATTTTAAGGAGCCGgaattcacaagaaaatatgatgGCACTGGCTGTCCTATAACCCACCTCAAATACTATTTAAGGAGGATGGCTTGCTACTCCGACAATGTCCCGCTCCTCATACATACATTTCAAGATAGCTTAGATGGTCCTGCCTTGTCGTGGTTTATTGCACTGGATATTGAAGAGCTCACTGGATGGGACGACCTCACTGACGAGTTTTTACAGCAATATAAATTCAACTCTGAGATTGTCCCTACAAGAGAGGAGCTAGTTCGAATGAAAAAGAGGAGGAACGAATCATTTAAAGCGTACGCCCAGAGGTGGAGAATGATGGCATCACAA GGATTAGTGTACTCTGGGtgccaaacattttcacaaCTGGTGGAGATTGGTGAAGGGGTTGAATGGGCGATAGTTGATGGAAGAATATCCACGAGGAATAGCAAAAAGTTCTCAACAAAGAAGGATAAAGAGTCGGCAGTCGAAGTGGCGTTTATCCAAGAGCCATCTGCACCTAAATCAGTGTCGACGCCTTCGCAAAAGCCTAAAGCCATGCAAGGAAACATGTCACGGGGATTTGACGAAAGCAAAAAGTTCCCTCGAAGGGAATTACGCCTCTACCCCGACCTCTATTAA